The genomic DNA TATATATTGGCAGatatacagaaaagaaaaaaggctatGAATGTTTACGCTTTGTAAAGGTACAATTAAAGTAGTAATGTTATAGAGTAATTCAAAATTTCACGCACGATCGATGCCAGATGATTCAGAAAAGATATATATTGGCTGatatacagaaaagaaaaaagtacatGAATGTTTACGCTTTGTAAAGGTACAATACAAGACACAATTAAAGAAGTAATGTTATAGAGCAATCCAAAATAAAAGCACGATCGATGCCAGACGATTCATAAACAGCCATAAGAACTTTCAACTAGTGGAGAATGGGGATAAAGATAAATAACCAACGTGTTACTGTGTGAAAAAGCCAAAATCAAAGTTATCACATCTACCAATCAGAACGAAGGTTAATGTCATCATTAAcaaatgagaactcaaagtaaaataagCAACCCGCTtcaaacgcgggaaaacgcgagttaCACAGTTGGTGTTGGTTTAcgtttttcatctgattggttgagatggtggcGTGAgatttctgaaccaatcaaagaGCGAAGTAACGCAAGACCAAAGCAATATAGGATTATTTTCGATACTCAATTAAAAACCGCTCTATCGAAGACAGAGGGGATAAAGACAGAGGATTTTCCTCTAGGCAGCAGAGGCAAAGTACCCTTACATCACTTAGGAAGTGGTAGGTCTTGATGAACTACAAGCTGCCTTGACTAAAGAAGTTTAAGGTTGGTTTCTTCTAtctatattttccttttctttgagTTGAAAAGGAGAATATAGCGAGATAAGAGCTTCTTGAAGTTCTGGTTATGTAGGAGGTAAACTTAAGTTCAATAAATACCAAGGGGTGAaaaaacatgcacaaaaaaaaatcgcgTTAGTAAATGTATTTTCGAAAACTTTTAAGACTTTGAATATGGTTGGGTTGAACACTCTCATATCTTTCCTTTGATTGGTTTCAGCTCGTCAAAGGTGATTGTTGTAAAATGATAAAGTTAAAACGGTAAACGAATAAATGATCTCTGATATAATTTGGAAACCAATCTTTACAGACTGTATACCGTACTTCCACGTAAATATTTTTACTCAATATTCCTACTCTCTTGCAAACTGTGGATCCCTGTCAGTATCTAAGCATCTGTGCACCTACCCcacccctaacccaacaacagtcaactgataacaagagTGACTTTTCGattagggggggaggggttggtgCACAGTTccccagatactgacattgatcctaaaaagtttaactctttggatttcttttctcTCACTGAACTCTGAGGGAAAAGAAAACCCTATCCAGACTTTTGGCTTTTTCTCGTTATATATTCTATCCGATTGCGTGACAACATgtgtaaaatatttataaaatattattgtaGCCAGCGGCAGTAATCGcagcaaaaataaattagttcacTTTGATGTATCTGCAGTAGCACATCGTCACGCCAATGTTTAGCAGCGCCGTTATATACATGAGCAGAGTGTATTCCATTGTTCCATTTCTAATAAATTTAGAGTGGATTCCTCAAAATGTCAACaacctggaaaagaaaaatcaaacagcgaaaattaaatcaaatagTGGACATTAAAGGAACTTCCAATTGAGTGTCAATTCATTGctttggttttcctttacttcgttacgtgattggcccagaaaactcACGGTACTTCAGTTGTtctaaaacaatcaaattaaaatctacagccaatcacgacttggtcacccgcgttttcccgcgcctcaagtagtttgtttgtttttacttcgatCTCCCTTTGGCTCATAATGATATTCTCCTTGCAATGAATGGCTTTTGGGATTTCTTTGGATTTGGCTTTGTGACACTCATTCAAAAAGCACTCTAGTCTCCTCCCTTTAGTCTGCTTTGCAGAACCTTTTTGAGATGCCACGCCGTAACGTTTTACAAGATAAGTTCATCTTACGACGCTAATGATCAacaccttttgttttttcatcggAACGTGATCTTTACAtaataaaccaaaaatttgtGTCTTAATTTGTACTTAaacgttttcgttttttttttttttaataattttttaacttgagAGCTTTGAAGCAAGTCTTTCGAATGTAAATGCTCTATCTCAAATTAAAAAGTAAGTTTAAACTCAGGAAACTCTGACACGACTTTTTACATGTCGCATATTGAGGTACAATCTGTTGACTGAAATTCTATAAACATTTAATGTGTTATATTATAAAAGGTTAAGTGCGGTTTAGTTACCTTCCTATTGCTGTTGCTGTGCTTCAGTAGCTGTGAGTGAGGCTTGTTCTGCGGTGGCGCCTTGCTGCTGAATATAAGTTCCCTGTGGTGCTGCTACAGCCACGGCAGTAACGCCAGTGTGTGGATGTTGCTGAAGCTGGTAAATCTGTTagtagtgaaaaaaaacaagagggTACACACACTGAATGatatttcaaaagagaaatgtaCTCACTTGTCTCACGATGGATGTAAGTCTTTTACCTCGTATCCGTCTTCCGGTTGGTGATTTACTTACACgaaacttatttcaaataagGCAACATTGGAATGTTGTTGAAAGTCCTTTCACAAATGAAAGCAGCACCTTTCCTGAATTTGATACTGCATAGAGAATTGCTCAACAAACTTCTGACTAACCATACTTCTGACAGGCTACAGTTGTGAAACCTCCCTGGTTTGTTCACCTGGTTAAGTTTACCCTGAATTTATCGATGTTCAGTCGTGATAAATATGAAATACTCTACGCCTTCTACCATCTTTGTTTCTTTACCAAACATTGTTGCCTTTTTTGCCTCGACAAATTACGTTTGTGACATCCAAATATACTATTCAAGtattttttatgatgaaaatatATAACAAATTGTTTAAAGCTCTTCTAagctctaacgaagggctaacgatcgtaaagtcagctttgaaactctttacggtggccaatttacgttatcaactcaattgataataataaattaccctgttttactattccaccgacgcagcgccacagtttctttagaaacgtacccccttTAAAATAATACCTCTGACCTGCGTCATTTTTTACCTGTCCTCCAGCAGTGAATGTAAACTCCGTTGGTTGAGCAGTGGCCTGCTGCGCTTGCTGCTGAGCCTGCTGTTGTGCCTGTTCAGCAGTTGTTTGTGCAGGCTGTTGTGCAGCCTGTTGTTGTTGGGTTGTTTGTTGCGCTTGTTGTTGGCCTTGTGcctgctgctgttgttgttgctgttgttgaagTTGCTGAATCTGCTGCATACGGAGGTACTGCAATTGTGGAGAGTTAAAATGGACCTGTTGATAACAGAGGTAAAACAATTAAGAGTGATAATTGTTCATCAGAGGAACATAACTTTGTTTGATTAAACTATCTATGATTTTCTTAACCATCTTATAAATTTGTACTTTGAACATTGACAATGTACAGTTGTAACAGTGATGTCAACAACAATGGCAGGATTTGCCTTGCCATGTTCTTAATTCCGTGGTGATCTTCTCTCTCGTGAGAAATTTAGGCAAAGCCATGTGCAAGCTTACAAAAACTGACAGAAAACCCTGTGATTGTTACAAGATACATGTAGTCCAattacattacaaaaaaaatataaaaaaacttccCCCCTGTCCCTGTTTGTGGACTTCACTGAGTGTATTGACATCAATAACCCCAAGGATAACCAAAACCCTCTCAGACAATTTGGAATGCCAAAGCCCAGTTTATAAACCTTATTCTTGCTGATTGTGAGGTATCCAATTTGCAGTTCTTCTCTTAGGTTTGTGTTCAGGAGGGTTAGGGCTGTATCCCTACAATCATAAGAAAAGCCTGAAAATACTCATTTGgtggaaaaaataaatagatcTCAAATATCATGTAAAGTAATAGCCTTTTTACTAACTGGATACTGAACATCACTTTGTTCCTGTGGTTGGTTCTGTAGCATCTGAGCCTGTCCAGGCTGAAACAAAAGATGCATGAATGAATGCACTTTGCTAAGAAGGGCTTCCTTGccatttttactttttggcaGGAATTAACATTTTCCACATACACTGTAAAGTTGTTCTTACATCCATGATTTAATCAGAACcattaaattttatcaaaatgttgTGAAACTTTTGCTACTCCTGGGGATAAATGTAACTTACTGCCATGGTGACAATTTGCTGTGTTGGCACACCAGTTATTATAGTCTGAGGCTGGGTGCTGGCTGCCACTTGCTGTTGTTGCACTTGTGTTGCTATCTGTTGTTGCGCCTGTTGTGCTTGGGGTGCCTGCTGTCCTTGCTGAggctgttgctgctgctgttgcATTGAAACTGCATGATGTTGGGCAAGGTGGAAGTAGTACTGAACTTGATCAGGAGCAACCACTGTCTGACGAATTGGATCCTGATATGAAGATGACAATATTACAATGCACAAATCAGTTAAAGTTATTATTACAAATTTATTGGGCATTATGGCATATTTTTCgagctaaaatatattttagccCACTCCCACACTTGTGTAATTGTTCAGgctgtttttttaaaatctttttcagttttttattcTCTCAATGCCTTCCAAGGTTATTGTAGTAGTTAAACAGTTAATGTTGCTAAGCATGATTAAGTTCTGGACCTTTCTTAGTCATTTCAACCTGAGCCTTTAGGCAAGGTTAAAATGACTCTAAGAAGGGTCCAGAGCATATTTATGCCCACAAACATACACTCTACTTGTTTATTCATATTCCTGAGTAATAATTCTACTCATGCATACATGTGAGTATGTCATGTATGTCTtggtaatatatagatttagccaagcctaaaagtggagctcgcattttttttttcctgcatgtctcaagggcacaacaccttgccccggccaggactacAGTGTGGGTCGTCTGACTCGtagcccagtgcactgaccactggacttCTGAACAAAGCCATGGTGTTGGCATGCCTgcagtacagttgaccacacatgttaaaagtagcaccttatACGGTTGTATGGTTGTACGGTCATATGGTCgtacattcaaattttttcggcttgatgggttactactattttgtataattatggggccACACTCTGCGAGCTCTGttataattatttcaatttaagtATGTCAAGACTTCCTTTGAAGGAGTGTATTAATAAAATAAGTTTATGAAAGTCACTAATCACTACCTGTCGCTTAGGAGGTTTGAGTTCATCTCTTGGCACAATATcaatgagaaaatcaaattgatcAAACTTGGTAATTGCCATAGCAATGTCATTTctctgcaaaaaataaaagtaattataGTGTGTTAgtcaaagtaaaacaaatttacTTTCAGTATGTTAACATTTTAATTGCTTGTTtacattcacttttttttaatgatttctagCATTGTCACATCTGATTATGGAGGCAGTGTGGCCAAGTGGTTAAGGGCCCTAGTCTTGTAATCTGATGGTCCCAGTTCAAGCCCTCCACCCTCCCACTCTCTGGATTTGTTACAGTTCTTCTGAGTTGAACTCCTTGGCTGCACTTTGTATATAGCCAACTGGTCTACCTCCTGCCTTTTGGGGCTTTTCAACACTCCATTTACtcacaatttttcaatttgtctgTATTTGCCCTGAAAACCTCCTAAGGGGAGTGGTCAATTAATTATACACACACCCCCACAAATCACTACCCTGCAATTACCACTTCCAGTCACAAAAGCTGAACTGTTGACATGACCAcataatcctttaacccctacaagtgactggcatctaatttctcctcacagtatcacccgtgaatcaaatgtaaaggtcatgagaataaaagaaatgatcaccaatttaaaaaGCTCCAGAatgttaaacatattctccttgtcagcaccacaggaaatgtacagaaaacagtatggagagtatccatactgatgttagagtgtaaagggttaagatccAAAGGGAAATGTTCACTGTACCTGGAGGGTTCTTCTCTTGTTGTCTTCTGTGTGAATCCAAGCTCTGAGTGACAACtcattaataaaaatttgagCTGCTTTTGCAAATAGAACAGGAGcctaaaataataaagaaaaatttaaatcttcAAAATACAAAGAACCAGTTCTAAAGATGACAGCAAAGGGAAGTTAAAGCAATAGTACACTCTACATGTGTGTACATCAGAGAAATGTCCTTTGTGCTATGTACAATGTAGATGCACATCCTAAAGTAGTGGGAGAAGATTGAAAAAGAtgagtgaaaaagaaaatgtataaaaacccATGAAATCAACTCATTGATAACACGTTATTGATAGTCAAACTAAAATTGCCAATTGATTGATTAGAAAACAAGCCACACCCCAAAAATGTATCACAGTTTGTTTGACACCTTGTTTGTTTAACCAATGCAACCACAagttataaaaatgaaaagaatgcaGAATGAGTTAACTGGGAAAAGCAAAGGATATACAATCTCTCCTTAGCTTTGCATTGGAGAAAATAACAAGAAAACCAGAATGACCCATAGGAATGATACcataataatgatgaaaatatttcaatatttgCATCATCTTTTGAGCAAACTGCACTGATATACATTATCTGTGTATTCCACAATAATGAACAAGACTAATCCTTTACCTCTGCACTGATCATCTATAAAAGAAAGACAGAACAAATATTGATAAGTAGGAGTTAACgcctttcattttttaactaTGCAATCAAATAGCACTAAAACGTGTacttatatatatacatatttgCATTGATGTAAATTCTACATATCTATAGTGACTGTTCATTGTACCAAAATGTGAAAAGTCAGGAGCTTGTTAACGtataaagaaacaattttgctTTGATACAATAATTTGTCCAAGCACAAATCAAAGGAGAACAATgtataaaaaatatgtttaggGTCATACCTCATTAAATAAATTGAGCATACAGACAAGTGTTTTACAGCACTTGTTTGTAACAAATGTGTACAAGTGGTATTTCTGCTTGAGGATGACATCTGAATACATGTTTGTTCTACTATGTAATATCCTTTATGTATGATAACTAAGCCTATGTCCACATGAAAATGTGCTGCAAAAGAA from Pocillopora verrucosa isolate sample1 chromosome 2, ASM3666991v2, whole genome shotgun sequence includes the following:
- the LOC131768985 gene encoding nuclear transcription factor Y subunit gamma, whose product is MGEVYAPTGQSEAAQLLATFWPRQMQEIRNMNTNDFKVQELPLARIKKIMKQDEEVKMISAEAPVLFAKAAQIFINELSLRAWIHTEDNKRRTLQRNDIAMAITKFDQFDFLIDIVPRDELKPPKRQDPIRQTVVAPDQVQYYFHLAQHHAVSMQQQQQQPQQGQQAPQAQQAQQQIATQVQQQQVAASTQPQTIITGVPTQQIVTMAPGQAQMLQNQPQEQSDVQYPVHFNSPQLQYLRMQQIQQLQQQQQQQQQAQGQQQAQQTTQQQQAAQQPAQTTAEQAQQQAQQQAQQATAQPTEFTFTAGGQIYQLQQHPHTGVTAVAVAAPQGTYIQQQGATAEQASLTATEAQQQQ